From the genome of Metarhizium brunneum chromosome 4, complete sequence, one region includes:
- the nop58 gene encoding Nucleolar protein 58 produces MSLFVLAETPAGYGLFKASDKKMFKNEDLAAELGRPEKLVEMLKLKKFVKFDSAAMALEEAASLKEGKVPQLLTTLLEDLKSEKKASLAVADIKLGTAISNLPQFNITPVAGSETMDCFRGIREHLSSLIPGLEQEIVDRMSLGLSHSMSRHKLKFSADKVDSMIIQAIKLIDDMDKELNVYAMRTKEWYGWHFPEMAKILNDNLAYARVILTVGMRTNIADSDLSEILPEEVEVAIKAAAEISMGTEIMEEDLDNIKLLAEQVIRYSEYRTQLSSYLETRMRAIAPNLTALVGYLVGARLIAHAGSLMSLAKAPGSTIQILGAEKALFRALKTKHDTPKYGLIYHSSLIGQATGRNKGKIARMLSAKAALGLRVDALGGDDDEEDEEERAILGLSNRIKLENRLRKLEGKPPLPKGANVAPSGEIVGAGVFTLKETRRYNTDADGVSEEVNGDTSSKKEKKSKDKKKPKIEAVEEDSDDEMKDAEDDESDNDATTPAKKVTKLSSEEYERLAEAAGLSVKKFKRKYERGDVQLNADGTPKVFSKKELKKLRKAEAASQSTPSKSATEPSPEKKKKRKLDEEEEQVEPTKKDKKQKKKKRHSDAE; encoded by the exons ATGTCTCTCTTCGTTCTTGCCGAGACGCCGGCAGG CTATGGCCTGTTCAAGGCTTCGGACAAGAAAATGTTCAAGAATGAGGACCTTGCCGCCGAACTCGGACGCCCCGAGAAACTGGTCGAAAT GCTTAAGCTGAAAAAGTTTGTCAAGTTCGACAGcgctgccatggccctcgAAGAAGCCGCCTCTCTGAAGGAAGGCAAGGTCCCACAGCTCCTCACGACTCTTTTGGAAGATCTCAAGagcgagaagaaggcctcgctcgccgtcgccgacatAAAGCTAGGAACCGCTATTTCCAACTTGCCCCAATTCAACATCACACCTGTTGCTGGATCCGAAACCATGGATTGCTTCCGAGGAATTCGTGAGCACCTCTCGTCTCTTATTCCTGGATTGGAACAAGAAATTGTCGATCGCATGTCCCTCGGTCTCTCCCACTCGATGTCCCGCCATAAACTCAAGTTTTCCGCCGACAAGGTCGACTCAATGATCATTCAGGCGATCAAGCTGATCGATGACATGGACAAGGAGCTCAATGTCTACGCTATGCGAACCAAGGAATGGTACGGTTGGCACTTTCCTGAGATGGCCAAGATTCTCAACGACAACCTGGCCTACGCTCGTGTTATTCTCACCGTTGGTATGCGAACCAACATTGCCGACAGTGATCTGTCTGAGATCCTGCCCGAGGAAGTCGAGgtcgccatcaaggccgccgctGAAATCAGCATGGGTACTGAAATCATGGAGGAAGATTTGGACAACATCAAGCTTTTGGCCGAGCAGGTTATTCGCTACTCCGAGTACCGTACCCAGCTTTCCTCTTACTTGGAGACCCGCATGCGTGCTATTGCCCCCAACTTGACTGCCCTTGTTGGCTACCTTGTCGGTGCCAGACTCATCGCTCATGCCGGATCCCTCATGAGCCTAGCCAAGGCCCCCGGTTCCACTATCCAGATATTGGGTGCTGAGAAGGCTCTCTTCCGAGCTCTTAAGACCAAGCACGATACCCCCAAGTATGGTCTGATCTACCATTCTTCCCTCATCGGACAGGCCACTGGTCGCAACAAGGGCAAGATAGCCCGTATGCTATCTGCAAAGGCTGCTCTCGGCCTGCGTGTCGACGCCCTTGGcggtgacgatgacgaggaagatgaggaagagcGAGCCATCCTCGGTCTCAGCAATCGTATCAAGTTGGAGAACCGCCTCCGAAAGCTCGAGGGCAAGCCCCCTCTGCCCAAGGGTGCCAACGTCGCCCCGTCTGGTGAGATTGTCGGGGCTGGCGTATTCACCCTCAAGGAGACTCGACGATACAACACCGATGCCGATGGTGTTAGTGAGGAAGTCAATGGTGATACTTCGTCtaagaaggaaaagaaatccaaggacaagaagaagccgaagATCGAGGCGGTGGAGGAAGACTCAGACGACGAGATGAAGGATGCTGAGGATGATGAGAGTGATAACGATGCCACCACCCCTGCCAAGAAGGTCACCAAGCTATCAAGCGAAGAGTATGAGCGCCTTGCAGAAGCCGCCGGTCTCTCTGTCAAGAAATTCAAGCGAAAGTATGAGCGCGGCGACGTCCAGCTCAACGCTGACGGCACGCCCAAGGTCTTCAGCAAGAAAGAACTCAAGAAGCTccgcaaggccgaggccgccagCCAATCCACACCCTCAAAGTCCGCCACTGAGCCCTCTcctgaaaagaagaagaagagaaagctcgacgaagaggaggaacAAGTCGAGCCAACcaaaaaggacaagaagcagaagaagaagaagcgccaCTCCGACGCCGAATAG